One genomic window of Candoia aspera isolate rCanAsp1 chromosome 12, rCanAsp1.hap2, whole genome shotgun sequence includes the following:
- the TIMM8A gene encoding mitochondrial import inner membrane translocase subunit Tim8 A encodes MDASSVAGDLGAAVNDPQLQHFIEVETQKQRFQQLVHQMTELCWEKCMDKPGPKLDSRAEACFVNCVERFIDTSQFILNRLEQTQKSKSPFSESLSD; translated from the exons ATGGACGCGTCGTCCGTCGCGGGGGACTTGGGAGCGGCCGTCAACGACCCGCAGCTGCAGCACTTCATCGAGGTGGAGACGCAGAAGCAGCGCTTCCAGCAACTCGTGCACCAGATGACGGAGCTGTGCTGG GAGAAATGCATGGACAAGCCTGGCCCCAAGCTGGACAGCCGAGCGGAGGCCTGCTTTGTGAACTGTGTCGAGCGGTTCATTGATACCAGTCAGTTCATTCTCAACCGGTTGGAGCAGACGCAGAAATCCAAGTCGCCCTTCTCCGAAAGCCTGTCCGACTGA